One region of Primulina tabacum isolate GXHZ01 chromosome 17, ASM2559414v2, whole genome shotgun sequence genomic DNA includes:
- the LOC142531520 gene encoding B3 domain-containing transcription factor ABI3-like isoform X1 — protein sequence MVEGGGGGGAPLAEHDRHSSDRNGGAEVVDMEAEVGEISGGGGGGAMQVEEEGMVMGRRDFWFEREQENTLLDMNDASVLFGDFPSLPELPCMSSSSSSSTAPSAAQTIAATPSSSSAASSSPEASWAPPKRRRDQTEAGYAVVSSSTTGTDIAPRLSDLDSMLDSDCVDMMEDLGYMDLIDGNDIWDPSSLFDNQEIIPGQEAPPPQKTQCQEENDGFSFLRGNKELSMIFLDWLKQNKDRISAEDVRKIKLNRSTIENASKRLGRTKEGMKRLLKLILEWVEHYQLQKNGGRRPQSQFQCQENPVVNPTRISNSNFSYTNVVSPDNSNPHCFPTTPCMIPVPTPHVLESPTLVATPPGLPPLAVGYCNIGGATYSNPPLPVPSAYQHHQQVMNIMPCTPSSEYQMMNNDQAWTPTPYTMSMSPQFSHSTDNSHPVSSYQQVFVGNPYQTSAPNGETLVRSGCSATKEARKNRMARQKRLYSNHHRHSNHKNQIDCSHPVGDPVSSPEDWMYSPVVDLTSTPPPESVPIPSVDASEDQVNGGSMQLQDFRGESYSHQRQNGCLKTERNLKFLMQKVLKQSDVGNLGRIVLPKKEAENHLPELETRDGVTIAMEDIGASRVWNMRYRFWPNNKSRMYLLENTGDFVKVNGLQEGDFIVIYLDTKCGKYMIRGVKVRQPEAKSDAWKQTGRRNARNLSRPRIRPSSDEL from the exons ATGGTTgagggaggaggaggaggaggagcgccTCTTGCTGAGCACGATCGGCACTCTTCTGACCGAAATGGTGGGGCGGAAGTTGTGGATATGGAGGCGGAGGTTGGGGAAATctctggtggtggtggtggtggtgctaTGCAAGTGGAGGAAGAGGGGATGGTGATGGGGAGGAGAGATTTTTGGTTTGAAAGGGAACAAGAAAACACCCTTCTAGACATGAACGACGCTTCTGTTTTGTTCGGTGATTTCCCCTCTCTACCGGAGTTGCCTTGCATGTCTTCGTCTTCGTCGTCTTCCACCGCCCCATCGGCGGCGCAGACAATAGCGGCGACGCCCTCGTCTTCCTCCGCCGCTTCCTCGTCGCCCGAGGCCTCGTGGGCACCGCCCAAGAGGAGGAGGGACCAGACTGAAGCGGGTTACGCCGTCGTGTCATCCTCCACCACCGGAACTGATATTGCGCCTCGGCTGTCTGATCTTGACAGTATGCTCGACTCCGATTGCGTCGATATGATGGAGGATTTGGGGTACATGGATTTGATTGACGGCAATGACATATGGGACCCATCTTCACTGTTCGATAACCAAGAAATCATTCCAGGCCAAGAGGCGCCGCCGCCGCAGAAAACCCAATGCCAAGAAGAGAACGATGGGTTCAGTTTCCTACGAGGGAACAAGGAGCTCTCCATGATTTTTCTCGATTGGTTGAAGCAAAACAAAGATCGCATCTCCGCAGAGGATGTGAGGAAAATAAAACTCAACCGATCCACCATTGAGAATGCTTCAAAGCGATTGGGTAGAACTAAAGAAGGCATGAAACGTCTTCTGAAATTGATTCTTGAATGGGTGGAGCACTACCAGCTTCAAAAGAATGGAGGCCGCCGCCCTCAATCTCAGTTTCAGTGTCAAGAAAACCCCGTTGTTAATCCAACCCGTATCTCTAACTCCAATTTCAGTTACACTAATGTCGTCTCTCCTGATAACTCTAACCCACATTGCTTTCCCACGACTCCGTGTATGATTCCTGTACCAACCCCTCATGTTCTTGAATCTCCCACCCTGGTGGCAACGCCGCCAGGTCTTCCTCCTCTGGCAGTTGGGTACTGCAATATCGGTGGTGCAACTTATTCGAACCCGCCACTTCCAGTCCCCTCTGCATACCAACATCATCAGCAAGTGATGAATATTATGCCTTGTACACCATCCTCAGAATACCAGATGATGAACAATGATCAAGCCTGGACTCCAACCCCTTATACCATGTCCATGTCACCACAGTTTAGCCATTCTACGGATAATAGTCATCCTGTTTCATCGTATCAGCAAGTTTTCGTTGGGAATCCATATCAGACTTCTGCTCCAAATGGGGAGACATTGGTTAGGTCAGGCTGTTCTGCTACTAAAGAGGCTCGAAAGAACAGAATGGCTCGGCAAAAACGGCTCTACTCAAACCATCACCGACACagtaatcataaaaatcaaatagattGTTCACATCCTGTGGGTGATCCAGTTAGTTCTCCGGAAGACTGGATGTATTCGCCTGTTGTTGATCTTACATCGACTCCTCCGCCAGAGAGCGTGCCAATTCCATCGGTTGATGCCTCCGAAGATCAAGTTAATGGAGGCTCGATGCAACTGCAGGATTTTCGAGGGGAATCATATTCACATCAACGCCAAAAT GGTTGTTTGAAGACGGAGAGGAACTTGAAGTTTTTGATGCAGAAAGTCTTGAAGCAAAGTGATGTTGGTAATCTAGGACGGATTGTGTTGCCAAAA AAGGAAGCTGAAAACCATCTCCCTGAACTCGAGACCAGGGACGGAGTCACAATTGCCATGGAAGATATTGGAGCTTCTCGGGTCTGGAATATGCGATATAG GTTTTGGCCAAACAACAAGAGTAGAATGTACCTTCTTGAGAACACTG GAGATTTTGTGAAGGTAAATGGACTTCAAGAAGGAGATTTTATAGTGATCTACCTAGACACAAAATGTGGCAAATAT ATGATTAGAGGAGTAAAAGTGCGCCAACCCGAAGCCAAGTCGGATGCCTGGAAACAGACAGGAAGAAGAAATGCCCGGAACTTATCACGCCCTCGTATCCGCCCTTCCTCGGATGAGCTGTGA
- the LOC142531520 gene encoding B3 domain-containing transcription factor ABI3-like isoform X2 → MVEGGGGGGAPLAEHDRHSSDRNGGAEVVDMEAEVGEISGGGGGGAMQVEEEGMVMGRRDFWFEREQENTLLDMNDASVLFGDFPSLPELPCMSSSSSSSTAPSAAQTIAATPSSSSAASSSPEASWAPPKRRRDQTEAGYAVVSSSTTGTDIAPRLSDLDSMLDSDCVDMMEDLGYMDLIDGNDIWDPSSLFDNQEIIPGQEAPPPQKTQCQEENDGFSFLRGNKELSMIFLDWLKQNKDRISAEDVRKIKLNRSTIENASKRLGRTKEGMKRLLKLILEWVEHYQLQKNGGRRPQSQFQCQENPVVNPTRISNSNFSYTNVVSPDNSNPHCFPTTPCMIPVPTPHVLESPTLVATPPGLPPLAVGYCNIGGATYSNPPLPVPSAYQHHQQVMNIMPCTPSSEYQMMNNDQAWTPTPYTMSMSPQFSHSTDNSHPVSSYQQVFVGNPYQTSAPNGETLVRSGCSATKEARKNRMARQKRLYSNHHRHSNHKNQIDCSHPVGDPVSSPEDWMYSPVVDLTSTPPPESVPIPSVDASEDQVNGGSMQLQDFRGESYSHQRQNGCLKTERNLKFLMQKVLKQSDVGNLGRIVLPKEAENHLPELETRDGVTIAMEDIGASRVWNMRYRFWPNNKSRMYLLENTGDFVKVNGLQEGDFIVIYLDTKCGKYMIRGVKVRQPEAKSDAWKQTGRRNARNLSRPRIRPSSDEL, encoded by the exons ATGGTTgagggaggaggaggaggaggagcgccTCTTGCTGAGCACGATCGGCACTCTTCTGACCGAAATGGTGGGGCGGAAGTTGTGGATATGGAGGCGGAGGTTGGGGAAATctctggtggtggtggtggtggtgctaTGCAAGTGGAGGAAGAGGGGATGGTGATGGGGAGGAGAGATTTTTGGTTTGAAAGGGAACAAGAAAACACCCTTCTAGACATGAACGACGCTTCTGTTTTGTTCGGTGATTTCCCCTCTCTACCGGAGTTGCCTTGCATGTCTTCGTCTTCGTCGTCTTCCACCGCCCCATCGGCGGCGCAGACAATAGCGGCGACGCCCTCGTCTTCCTCCGCCGCTTCCTCGTCGCCCGAGGCCTCGTGGGCACCGCCCAAGAGGAGGAGGGACCAGACTGAAGCGGGTTACGCCGTCGTGTCATCCTCCACCACCGGAACTGATATTGCGCCTCGGCTGTCTGATCTTGACAGTATGCTCGACTCCGATTGCGTCGATATGATGGAGGATTTGGGGTACATGGATTTGATTGACGGCAATGACATATGGGACCCATCTTCACTGTTCGATAACCAAGAAATCATTCCAGGCCAAGAGGCGCCGCCGCCGCAGAAAACCCAATGCCAAGAAGAGAACGATGGGTTCAGTTTCCTACGAGGGAACAAGGAGCTCTCCATGATTTTTCTCGATTGGTTGAAGCAAAACAAAGATCGCATCTCCGCAGAGGATGTGAGGAAAATAAAACTCAACCGATCCACCATTGAGAATGCTTCAAAGCGATTGGGTAGAACTAAAGAAGGCATGAAACGTCTTCTGAAATTGATTCTTGAATGGGTGGAGCACTACCAGCTTCAAAAGAATGGAGGCCGCCGCCCTCAATCTCAGTTTCAGTGTCAAGAAAACCCCGTTGTTAATCCAACCCGTATCTCTAACTCCAATTTCAGTTACACTAATGTCGTCTCTCCTGATAACTCTAACCCACATTGCTTTCCCACGACTCCGTGTATGATTCCTGTACCAACCCCTCATGTTCTTGAATCTCCCACCCTGGTGGCAACGCCGCCAGGTCTTCCTCCTCTGGCAGTTGGGTACTGCAATATCGGTGGTGCAACTTATTCGAACCCGCCACTTCCAGTCCCCTCTGCATACCAACATCATCAGCAAGTGATGAATATTATGCCTTGTACACCATCCTCAGAATACCAGATGATGAACAATGATCAAGCCTGGACTCCAACCCCTTATACCATGTCCATGTCACCACAGTTTAGCCATTCTACGGATAATAGTCATCCTGTTTCATCGTATCAGCAAGTTTTCGTTGGGAATCCATATCAGACTTCTGCTCCAAATGGGGAGACATTGGTTAGGTCAGGCTGTTCTGCTACTAAAGAGGCTCGAAAGAACAGAATGGCTCGGCAAAAACGGCTCTACTCAAACCATCACCGACACagtaatcataaaaatcaaatagattGTTCACATCCTGTGGGTGATCCAGTTAGTTCTCCGGAAGACTGGATGTATTCGCCTGTTGTTGATCTTACATCGACTCCTCCGCCAGAGAGCGTGCCAATTCCATCGGTTGATGCCTCCGAAGATCAAGTTAATGGAGGCTCGATGCAACTGCAGGATTTTCGAGGGGAATCATATTCACATCAACGCCAAAAT GGTTGTTTGAAGACGGAGAGGAACTTGAAGTTTTTGATGCAGAAAGTCTTGAAGCAAAGTGATGTTGGTAATCTAGGACGGATTGTGTTGCCAAAA GAAGCTGAAAACCATCTCCCTGAACTCGAGACCAGGGACGGAGTCACAATTGCCATGGAAGATATTGGAGCTTCTCGGGTCTGGAATATGCGATATAG GTTTTGGCCAAACAACAAGAGTAGAATGTACCTTCTTGAGAACACTG GAGATTTTGTGAAGGTAAATGGACTTCAAGAAGGAGATTTTATAGTGATCTACCTAGACACAAAATGTGGCAAATAT ATGATTAGAGGAGTAAAAGTGCGCCAACCCGAAGCCAAGTCGGATGCCTGGAAACAGACAGGAAGAAGAAATGCCCGGAACTTATCACGCCCTCGTATCCGCCCTTCCTCGGATGAGCTGTGA
- the LOC142531520 gene encoding B3 domain-containing transcription factor ABI3-like isoform X3: MVEGGGGGGAPLAEHDRHSSDRNGGAEVVDMEAEVGEISGGGGGGAMQVEEEGMVMGRRDFWFEREQENTLLDMNDASVLFGDFPSLPELPCMSSSSSSSTAPSAAQTIAATPSSSSAASSSPEASWAPPKRRRDQTEAGYAVVSSSTTGTDIAPRLSDLDSMLDSDCVDMMEDLGYMDLIDGNDIWDPSSLFDNQEIIPGQEAPPPQKTQCQEENDGFSFLRGNKELSMIFLDWLKQNKDRISAEDVRKIKLNRSTIENASKRLGRTKEGMKRLLKLILEWVEHYQLQKNGGRRPQSQFQCQENPVVNPTRISNSNFSYTNVVSPDNSNPHCFPTTPCMIPVPTPHVLESPTLVATPPGLPPLAVGYCNIGGATYSNPPLPVPSAYQHHQQVMNIMPCTPSSEYQMMNNDQAWTPTPYTMSMSPQFSHSTDNSHPVSSYQQVFVGNPYQTSAPNGETLVRSGCSATKEARKNRMARQKRLYSNHHRHSNHKNQIDCSHPVGDPVSSPEDWMYSPVVDLTSTPPPESVPIPSVDASEDQVNGGSMQLQDFRGESYSHQRQNGCLKTERNLKFLMQKVLKQSDVGNLGRIVLPKKEAENHLPELETRDGVTIAMEDIGASRVWNMRYRFWPNNKSRMYLLENTDD; this comes from the exons ATGGTTgagggaggaggaggaggaggagcgccTCTTGCTGAGCACGATCGGCACTCTTCTGACCGAAATGGTGGGGCGGAAGTTGTGGATATGGAGGCGGAGGTTGGGGAAATctctggtggtggtggtggtggtgctaTGCAAGTGGAGGAAGAGGGGATGGTGATGGGGAGGAGAGATTTTTGGTTTGAAAGGGAACAAGAAAACACCCTTCTAGACATGAACGACGCTTCTGTTTTGTTCGGTGATTTCCCCTCTCTACCGGAGTTGCCTTGCATGTCTTCGTCTTCGTCGTCTTCCACCGCCCCATCGGCGGCGCAGACAATAGCGGCGACGCCCTCGTCTTCCTCCGCCGCTTCCTCGTCGCCCGAGGCCTCGTGGGCACCGCCCAAGAGGAGGAGGGACCAGACTGAAGCGGGTTACGCCGTCGTGTCATCCTCCACCACCGGAACTGATATTGCGCCTCGGCTGTCTGATCTTGACAGTATGCTCGACTCCGATTGCGTCGATATGATGGAGGATTTGGGGTACATGGATTTGATTGACGGCAATGACATATGGGACCCATCTTCACTGTTCGATAACCAAGAAATCATTCCAGGCCAAGAGGCGCCGCCGCCGCAGAAAACCCAATGCCAAGAAGAGAACGATGGGTTCAGTTTCCTACGAGGGAACAAGGAGCTCTCCATGATTTTTCTCGATTGGTTGAAGCAAAACAAAGATCGCATCTCCGCAGAGGATGTGAGGAAAATAAAACTCAACCGATCCACCATTGAGAATGCTTCAAAGCGATTGGGTAGAACTAAAGAAGGCATGAAACGTCTTCTGAAATTGATTCTTGAATGGGTGGAGCACTACCAGCTTCAAAAGAATGGAGGCCGCCGCCCTCAATCTCAGTTTCAGTGTCAAGAAAACCCCGTTGTTAATCCAACCCGTATCTCTAACTCCAATTTCAGTTACACTAATGTCGTCTCTCCTGATAACTCTAACCCACATTGCTTTCCCACGACTCCGTGTATGATTCCTGTACCAACCCCTCATGTTCTTGAATCTCCCACCCTGGTGGCAACGCCGCCAGGTCTTCCTCCTCTGGCAGTTGGGTACTGCAATATCGGTGGTGCAACTTATTCGAACCCGCCACTTCCAGTCCCCTCTGCATACCAACATCATCAGCAAGTGATGAATATTATGCCTTGTACACCATCCTCAGAATACCAGATGATGAACAATGATCAAGCCTGGACTCCAACCCCTTATACCATGTCCATGTCACCACAGTTTAGCCATTCTACGGATAATAGTCATCCTGTTTCATCGTATCAGCAAGTTTTCGTTGGGAATCCATATCAGACTTCTGCTCCAAATGGGGAGACATTGGTTAGGTCAGGCTGTTCTGCTACTAAAGAGGCTCGAAAGAACAGAATGGCTCGGCAAAAACGGCTCTACTCAAACCATCACCGACACagtaatcataaaaatcaaatagattGTTCACATCCTGTGGGTGATCCAGTTAGTTCTCCGGAAGACTGGATGTATTCGCCTGTTGTTGATCTTACATCGACTCCTCCGCCAGAGAGCGTGCCAATTCCATCGGTTGATGCCTCCGAAGATCAAGTTAATGGAGGCTCGATGCAACTGCAGGATTTTCGAGGGGAATCATATTCACATCAACGCCAAAAT GGTTGTTTGAAGACGGAGAGGAACTTGAAGTTTTTGATGCAGAAAGTCTTGAAGCAAAGTGATGTTGGTAATCTAGGACGGATTGTGTTGCCAAAA AAGGAAGCTGAAAACCATCTCCCTGAACTCGAGACCAGGGACGGAGTCACAATTGCCATGGAAGATATTGGAGCTTCTCGGGTCTGGAATATGCGATATAG GTTTTGGCCAAACAACAAGAGTAGAATGTACCTTCTTGAGAACACTG ATGATTAG